In the genome of Sciurus carolinensis chromosome 3, mSciCar1.2, whole genome shotgun sequence, one region contains:
- the Chmp6 gene encoding charged multivesicular body protein 6 codes for MGNLFGRKKQSRVTEQDRAILQLKQQRDKLRQYQKRVTQQLERERALARQLLRDGRKERAKLLLKKKRYREQLLDRTESQISSLEAMVQSIEFTQIEMKVLEGLQVGNECLNKMHQVMSIEDVERILDETQEAVEYQRQIDELLAGRFTQEDEDAILEELDAIAQEQLELPEVPSEPLPETHPEKAPVKVRPRPADLVAAS; via the exons ATGGGCAACCTGTTCGGCCGCAAGAAGCAGAGCCGGGTCACCGAGCAGGACAGGGCCATCCTG CAACTCAAGCAGCAGCGGGACAAGCTGAGACAGTACCAGAAGAGGGTCACGCAGCAGCTGGAGCGGGAGCGGGCCCTGGCCAGGCAGCTTCTGCGAGATGGCAGGAAGGA ACGGGCCAAGCTGCTGCTCAAGAAGAAACGGTACCGGGAGCAGCTCCTGGACAGGACAGAGAGCCAGATCAGCAGCCTGGAGGCCATG GTCCAGAGCATCGAGTTCACCCAGATTGAGATGAAGGTGCTGGAGGGGCTGCAGGTGGGGAATGAGTGTCTGAACAAGATGCACCAG GTGATGTCTATAGAGGACGTGGAGAGGATCCTAGACGAAACCCAGGAGGCCGTGGAGTACCAGCGG CAAATAGACGAGCTGTTGGCGGGACGCTTCACTCAGGAGGATGAAGACGCCATCCTGGAGGAGCTGGACGCGATCGCTCAG GAACAACTAGAGCTCCCGGAGGTTCCTTCGGAGCCCCTTCCTGAAACACACCCAG AAAAAGCCCCTGTCAAGGTCAGACCCAGGCCCGCAGACCTGGTGGCAGCCTCATAG